Proteins found in one Nocardia brasiliensis ATCC 700358 genomic segment:
- a CDS encoding arabinosyltransferase domain-containing protein, producing MTVSDAVRESPRPSAQHGDQQELRGTNGARRLRLFAIVSGLIAVLAAVSLPFLPVQQDQASVSWPQAAAVTSVTAPLITYAPMDLSAEIPCAAFDALADTGGVVLSTIPRQSPDLERYGFVVKVVADTADRPGRVDVVSRNMLLWSSSLSAVRNGSCALAIEMNTQRTTVSVQGLADAGKEFGGDIRPQVVGVFSELTGAAPAGLHVNVQVDSRFSSSPTVLKRVAIGVAALAAVLALIALYRLDSNDGRASRRFLPTRWWRLRPPDYLVFATLLVWHFIGANTSDDGYILGMARASQSSGFMSNYYRWFSVDEGPFYTPYTDMISLLARVSSVSPWVRLPTFLVGVLTWWVISREILPRLGVALRDNRIVVWTSALVFLAFWMPYNNGLRAEPFVALGVILTWASVERAVATRRLLPYALAIIVAAFTLTAAPSGLICLGALAAGARTMTAVLVQRAKKSGYLALLLPGLAAGVVVLTVVFADRTLAGAREMFYVHGRIGPGESWFFEFLRYQYLLQINADGWLTRRFGMFVLLLGLVACVVTMLRRGGHIPGTAVGPSRRLIGITFAAMVFLMFSPTKWTHQFGVFAGLAACVAALTAVAISPRVMRPLRNRALFAAAIFFALALTFVGANGYWYVSAWGIPWWDKPPTFAGFGLSSFAAGLSVLALVLAAWFHIRPETGPRPGSVPGRIARLPVLAVVAAAMVLFEVLSFAKAAVAQYPSYSLAQSNLSSAVSGGCGLADQVLIETDPNASVLSPLAGSAATALAGPETTGFTPNGVATDLTSDEVESTTGKANSVTSADSGDTTDPKAGSKSPGSEAGTSGAGINGSNVPLPFGLDPAAIPVLGSYRDGAQVPAELTSGWYRLPQDSNGSRGPIIAISVAGRIRHVDSDGIVHPGQELRVEYGRSAADGTAVSLGSVDPIDIGPSPSWRNVRVPFDRLPADADVVRIVASDKDLGKDQWLAVTPPRVPQLKTMTAVVGSQTPVLLDWEVGMNFPCQNLAPTYAGVAQLPAYRILPDRNGATITNLWQAHDGGGPLGWTQLLFTARALPTYLNNDWDRDWGSIEQYLPLDANAQPAKVTIDETRRWGTWTPGHINTAW from the coding sequence GTGACTGTCTCTGACGCTGTGCGCGAATCTCCTCGACCCTCGGCACAGCATGGAGACCAGCAAGAACTGCGCGGCACGAACGGCGCCCGGCGCCTGCGGCTGTTCGCGATCGTCAGCGGCCTCATCGCGGTGCTCGCCGCGGTGTCGCTGCCTTTCCTTCCGGTGCAACAGGATCAGGCGAGTGTGTCGTGGCCGCAGGCCGCGGCGGTGACCTCGGTGACCGCGCCGCTGATCACCTACGCGCCGATGGACCTGTCCGCCGAGATCCCGTGCGCCGCGTTCGACGCGCTCGCCGACACGGGCGGCGTTGTGCTGTCGACGATTCCGCGGCAGTCCCCGGATCTGGAACGCTACGGCTTCGTCGTCAAGGTCGTCGCGGACACCGCGGATCGGCCCGGCCGGGTAGACGTGGTCTCGCGCAACATGCTGCTGTGGTCGTCGTCGCTGAGCGCGGTCCGCAACGGGTCCTGTGCGCTCGCGATCGAGATGAACACGCAGCGGACCACCGTGTCGGTGCAGGGCCTCGCCGATGCGGGCAAGGAGTTCGGCGGCGACATCCGCCCGCAGGTGGTCGGCGTGTTCAGTGAGCTGACCGGTGCGGCGCCCGCCGGCTTGCACGTGAATGTGCAAGTGGATTCCCGGTTTTCGTCGTCGCCGACCGTGCTGAAGCGCGTCGCGATCGGGGTGGCGGCGTTGGCCGCGGTGCTCGCCCTGATCGCGCTGTACCGCCTGGACAGCAACGACGGACGCGCGTCGCGACGCTTCCTGCCGACCCGGTGGTGGCGGCTGCGGCCGCCGGACTACCTGGTGTTCGCCACGCTGCTGGTGTGGCACTTCATCGGCGCCAACACTTCTGACGACGGCTACATCCTCGGCATGGCCCGCGCCTCGCAGAGTTCGGGCTTCATGTCGAACTACTACCGCTGGTTCAGCGTCGACGAGGGGCCGTTCTACACGCCCTACACCGACATGATCTCGCTGCTCGCCCGGGTGTCGTCGGTGAGTCCCTGGGTTCGGTTGCCCACCTTTCTCGTCGGCGTCCTCACCTGGTGGGTGATCAGCCGGGAGATCCTGCCGCGCCTGGGCGTCGCGTTGCGCGACAACCGGATCGTGGTGTGGACCAGCGCGCTGGTGTTCCTCGCGTTCTGGATGCCCTACAACAACGGCTTGCGCGCGGAGCCCTTTGTGGCACTTGGTGTGATCCTCACCTGGGCCTCGGTCGAGCGGGCCGTCGCGACCCGCAGGCTGCTGCCGTACGCCCTGGCGATCATCGTCGCGGCGTTCACCCTGACCGCCGCGCCGTCCGGATTGATCTGCCTCGGCGCGCTCGCGGCCGGCGCACGCACGATGACCGCGGTGCTGGTGCAGCGGGCGAAGAAGTCCGGTTATCTCGCGCTGCTGCTGCCGGGCCTGGCGGCAGGCGTGGTGGTGCTGACCGTCGTCTTCGCGGACCGGACCCTGGCCGGTGCCCGCGAGATGTTCTACGTGCACGGCCGGATCGGCCCGGGCGAATCCTGGTTCTTCGAGTTCCTGCGCTACCAGTACCTGCTGCAGATCAATGCCGACGGCTGGCTGACCCGGCGGTTCGGCATGTTCGTGCTGCTGCTCGGCCTGGTGGCGTGCGTGGTCACGATGCTGCGCCGGGGCGGGCACATCCCGGGTACCGCGGTCGGTCCGTCGCGCAGGCTCATCGGCATCACCTTCGCAGCGATGGTGTTCCTGATGTTCTCGCCGACCAAGTGGACCCACCAGTTCGGCGTCTTCGCCGGCCTGGCCGCCTGTGTCGCGGCGCTCACCGCGGTCGCGATCAGCCCGCGGGTCATGCGGCCGCTGCGGAACCGGGCGCTGTTCGCCGCCGCGATCTTCTTCGCGCTGGCGCTGACTTTCGTTGGCGCGAACGGCTATTGGTATGTGTCGGCGTGGGGCATCCCGTGGTGGGACAAGCCGCCGACCTTCGCGGGCTTCGGCCTGTCGAGCTTCGCCGCGGGGCTTTCGGTGCTCGCGCTGGTGCTCGCGGCGTGGTTCCACATTCGCCCGGAAACCGGGCCGCGGCCCGGCTCGGTGCCCGGCCGGATCGCGCGCCTGCCCGTGCTCGCCGTGGTCGCGGCGGCCATGGTGCTGTTCGAGGTGCTGTCGTTCGCGAAAGCGGCTGTGGCGCAGTACCCGTCGTATTCGCTCGCGCAATCGAACCTGTCCTCGGCCGTTTCCGGCGGCTGCGGCCTGGCCGATCAGGTGCTGATCGAGACCGATCCCAACGCGTCGGTGCTCAGTCCGCTGGCCGGTTCGGCCGCGACGGCGCTGGCCGGCCCGGAGACGACCGGTTTCACCCCGAACGGGGTGGCGACCGACCTCACCTCCGACGAGGTCGAATCCACCACGGGCAAGGCGAATTCCGTCACCAGCGCCGATTCCGGCGATACCACCGATCCGAAGGCGGGCTCGAAATCGCCGGGCTCGGAGGCCGGTACCTCGGGCGCCGGGATCAACGGCAGCAATGTCCCGCTGCCGTTCGGTCTGGATCCGGCGGCTATTCCGGTGCTGGGCAGCTACCGCGACGGCGCGCAGGTGCCCGCCGAGCTGACCAGCGGCTGGTATCGACTTCCGCAGGACAGCAACGGAAGTCGCGGTCCGATCATCGCGATCTCGGTGGCCGGCCGGATCCGGCACGTGGACAGCGACGGCATCGTGCACCCCGGCCAAGAGCTGCGCGTCGAGTACGGGCGGTCCGCGGCCGACGGCACGGCGGTCTCCCTCGGCAGTGTCGATCCGATCGATATCGGGCCGTCGCCGTCGTGGCGTAACGTGCGGGTGCCGTTCGACCGGCTGCCCGCGGACGCCGACGTCGTCCGGATCGTCGCCAGTGACAAGGATCTCGGCAAGGACCAGTGGCTGGCGGTGACCCCGCCGCGGGTGCCGCAGCTGAAAACCATGACGGCCGTGGTGGGTTCGCAGACGCCGGTGCTGCTGGACTGGGAGGTCGGCATGAACTTCCCCTGCCAGAACCTGGCGCCCACCTATGCGGGCGTCGCGCAGCTCCCGGCCTATCGGATCCTGCCGGACCGCAACGGCGCCACCATCACCAACCTCTGGCAGGCGCACGACGGCGGTGGCCCGCTCGGCTGGACCCAGCTGCTCTTCACCGCCCGCGCGCTGCCCACCTACCTGAACAACGACTGGGATCGCGACTGGGGCTCGATCGAGCAGTACCTCCCCTTGGACGCCAACGCTCAGCCCGCGAAGGTGACGATCGACGAGACCCGCCGCTGGGGCACCTGGACCCCCGGCCACATCAACACCGCCTGGTAA
- the rarD gene encoding EamA family transporter RarD — protein MQRNRSIPGVAFGTSAFFLWGLFPAFFGLLAFASAAEVVAQRILWTLVVVLAVLAATGRLGQLRGIDGRTWRLAALASAAIAVNWGVYVYGVISGHVVECALGYFINPLVTVAFGVVIFRERLAPAQWAALGLGATAVAVLTVDYGRPPVIALILACSFATYGLVKKVIPLDALRGIAAEGVVAAPFALAFVIVLAVLGRSEFASGPGHTALMLATGPVTLVPLLLFSVAAQRVPLSTMGLLQYLTPALQMAWGVAVAHEPMPASRWAGFALIWTALAVFTTHAFLRARRTRHAARRNDPAPSSKADSEA, from the coding sequence GTGCAGCGGAACCGGTCTATCCCTGGTGTTGCGTTCGGTACGAGCGCCTTTTTCCTCTGGGGTCTGTTCCCCGCGTTCTTCGGGTTGCTGGCGTTCGCCAGTGCCGCGGAGGTGGTCGCACAGCGCATTCTGTGGACGCTGGTGGTGGTGCTCGCGGTGCTGGCGGCGACCGGACGGCTCGGGCAGCTGCGGGGAATCGACGGACGGACCTGGCGGCTGGCCGCGCTGGCTTCGGCGGCGATCGCGGTCAACTGGGGCGTGTACGTCTACGGGGTGATCTCCGGGCACGTCGTGGAGTGCGCGCTGGGGTACTTCATCAACCCCCTGGTCACCGTCGCGTTCGGTGTGGTGATCTTCCGGGAGCGGCTCGCGCCCGCGCAGTGGGCCGCGCTCGGGCTCGGGGCCACGGCGGTGGCCGTGCTGACCGTCGACTACGGCAGGCCGCCGGTGATCGCGCTCATCCTGGCCTGTTCGTTCGCGACGTACGGTCTGGTCAAGAAGGTGATCCCGTTGGACGCGCTGCGCGGGATCGCCGCCGAAGGGGTGGTGGCCGCGCCGTTCGCGCTCGCCTTCGTGATCGTGCTCGCGGTGCTCGGCCGCAGCGAATTCGCCTCCGGCCCCGGGCATACCGCGCTCATGCTGGCCACCGGGCCGGTGACCCTGGTGCCGCTGCTGCTGTTCTCGGTTGCCGCGCAGCGGGTTCCGCTGTCCACCATGGGGCTGCTCCAATACCTCACGCCCGCACTGCAGATGGCCTGGGGCGTCGCCGTCGCGCACGAGCCGATGCCCGCCTCCCGCTGGGCCGGTTTCGCCCTCATCTGGACCGCCCTGGCGGTCTTCACCACGCACGCCTTCCTCCGCGCCCGCCGCACCCGGCACGCCGCCCGCCGAAACGACCCTGCCCCCAGCAGCAAGGCCGACTCCGAAGCCTGA
- a CDS encoding HAD-IC family P-type ATPase translates to MSTTVQASRATGLTAAEVEQRRRDGLTNDVPDRASRSVRDIIRANVFTRINAILGVLFILVLSTGSIIDGMFGLLIVANSAVGIIQEVRAKRTLDQLAIVSQAKPTVRRDGKAVEVAPREVVLDDLIELGPGDQIVVDGEVAETSLLEVDESLLTGEADPIDKQIGDQVMSGSYVVSGSGCYRATKVGKDAYAAKLADEASKFTLVKSELRSGIDTILKVITYLLIPAGALSIYNQLVSSEEPWRPAVTGMVAALVPMVPEGLVLMTSVAFAVGVVRLGRRKCLVQELPAIEGLARVDVVCADKTGTLTENGMRLSEIKTLDSFADNDVRQALAALAADDPRPNASVQAIAEALPDGPGWQRTAVAPFSSAKKWSGCSYGEHGDWLLGAPDVLLDPASEDARVAEELGSSGLRILLLARSDRPVDAADAPGTVRPAALVVLEQRVRPDAKETLEYFADQNVSIKVISGDNAVSVGAVASSLDLPGGDHAVDARELPDDRDQLADVLEHKTTFGRVRPDQKRAMVAALQSRGHTVAMTGDGVNDVLALKDSDIGVAMGAGSPATRAVAQIVLLDNKFATLPYVVGEGRRVIGNIERVSNLFLTKTVYSVLLAFLIGVAGVGSQIFGYDPIDYPFLPRHVTIAAWFTIGIPAFILSLAPNNERARSGFVRRVMRLAIPSGVVIGVATFVAYLIAYAGRAATEQQKEQAGTTALITLIMIAVWVLAIVARPYVWWKVVLIGASIAAYVFLFTVPFTREFFKLDPSNVALTTAAFICGAVGIVLVEVAWWVSAALLGDKRELFPTANSAGA, encoded by the coding sequence ATGTCGACTACCGTGCAGGCATCGCGTGCCACCGGACTGACCGCGGCGGAGGTCGAGCAACGTCGCCGCGACGGGCTCACCAACGACGTGCCCGATCGGGCCAGTCGTTCGGTGCGCGACATCATCCGGGCCAATGTCTTCACCCGGATCAACGCCATTCTCGGCGTGCTGTTCATTCTGGTGCTGTCCACCGGCTCGATCATCGACGGCATGTTCGGCCTGTTGATCGTCGCGAACAGCGCGGTCGGCATCATCCAGGAGGTCCGCGCCAAGCGCACCCTGGACCAGTTGGCCATCGTCAGCCAGGCCAAGCCGACCGTGCGCCGCGACGGCAAGGCGGTCGAGGTGGCCCCGCGCGAGGTGGTGCTCGACGATCTGATCGAGCTGGGCCCCGGCGATCAGATCGTGGTGGACGGCGAGGTGGCCGAGACCTCGCTGCTGGAGGTCGACGAATCGCTGCTCACCGGCGAGGCGGACCCGATCGACAAGCAGATCGGCGACCAGGTGATGTCCGGCAGCTACGTGGTGTCCGGCTCCGGCTGCTACCGCGCGACCAAGGTCGGCAAGGACGCCTACGCGGCGAAGCTGGCCGACGAGGCCAGCAAGTTCACCCTGGTGAAGTCGGAGCTGCGCAGCGGTATCGACACGATCCTCAAGGTGATCACCTACCTGCTGATCCCGGCGGGCGCGCTCAGCATCTACAACCAGCTGGTTTCCAGCGAGGAACCGTGGCGGCCCGCGGTGACCGGCATGGTCGCGGCCCTGGTGCCGATGGTGCCCGAGGGCCTGGTGCTGATGACCTCGGTCGCGTTCGCGGTGGGCGTGGTGCGGCTGGGCCGGCGCAAATGCCTGGTGCAGGAGCTGCCCGCGATCGAGGGCCTGGCCCGGGTGGACGTGGTGTGCGCGGACAAGACCGGCACGCTGACCGAGAACGGCATGCGCCTGTCGGAGATCAAGACGTTGGACTCGTTCGCGGACAACGACGTTCGGCAGGCGCTGGCCGCGCTGGCGGCCGACGATCCGCGCCCGAACGCGAGCGTGCAGGCCATCGCGGAGGCGCTGCCGGACGGCCCGGGTTGGCAGCGCACCGCCGTCGCCCCGTTCTCCTCGGCCAAGAAGTGGAGTGGCTGCTCCTACGGCGAACACGGCGACTGGCTGCTCGGCGCGCCCGACGTGCTGCTCGACCCGGCCTCCGAAGACGCCAGGGTGGCAGAGGAACTCGGGTCCTCGGGGTTGCGCATCCTGCTGCTCGCGCGCAGCGACCGTCCGGTGGACGCCGCGGACGCGCCGGGCACCGTGCGACCCGCGGCGCTGGTCGTGCTGGAGCAGCGGGTCCGGCCCGACGCCAAGGAAACGCTCGAGTACTTCGCCGACCAGAACGTGTCGATCAAGGTGATCTCCGGTGACAACGCCGTCTCGGTCGGCGCGGTCGCGTCCTCGCTCGATCTGCCCGGCGGCGATCACGCCGTGGACGCGCGCGAATTGCCCGACGACCGTGACCAACTCGCCGACGTGCTGGAGCACAAGACCACCTTCGGCCGGGTCCGCCCGGATCAGAAGCGCGCCATGGTGGCCGCCTTGCAGTCGCGCGGGCACACCGTCGCGATGACCGGTGACGGCGTGAACGACGTACTCGCGCTGAAGGATTCCGATATCGGCGTGGCGATGGGCGCGGGCAGCCCGGCCACCCGCGCGGTGGCGCAGATCGTCCTGCTGGACAACAAGTTCGCGACCCTGCCGTACGTGGTCGGTGAGGGCCGCCGGGTGATCGGCAATATCGAGCGGGTCTCGAACCTGTTCCTCACCAAGACCGTCTACTCGGTGCTGCTCGCGTTCCTGATCGGCGTCGCGGGCGTGGGCTCGCAGATCTTCGGCTACGACCCGATCGACTATCCGTTCCTGCCGCGCCACGTCACGATCGCGGCCTGGTTCACCATCGGCATTCCGGCCTTCATCCTCTCGCTGGCGCCGAACAACGAGCGCGCCCGCAGCGGGTTCGTCCGGCGCGTCATGCGATTGGCCATCCCGTCGGGCGTGGTGATCGGCGTGGCCACCTTCGTGGCCTACCTGATCGCCTACGCGGGCCGGGCGGCCACCGAACAGCAGAAGGAGCAGGCGGGCACCACCGCGTTGATCACGCTGATCATGATCGCGGTGTGGGTGCTGGCCATCGTGGCCCGGCCGTACGTGTGGTGGAAGGTGGTGCTGATCGGCGCCTCGATCGCGGCGTATGTGTTCTTGTTCACGGTGCCGTTCACCCGGGAGTTCTTCAAGCTCGATCCCTCGAACGTGGCGCTCACCACGGCCGCATTCATTTGCGGCGCTGTCGGAATCGTGCTCGTCGAGGTGGCCTGGTGGGTGAGTGCGGCGCTGCTCGGCGACAAACGGGAACTGTTTCCGACCGCAAATAGTGCAGGAGCCTGA
- a CDS encoding PhzF family phenazine biosynthesis protein, whose amino-acid sequence MEVLLHQIDAFADAPFSGNPAAVMPLPSWLPDTLLQHLAEENNLAETAFYTAELPPDAGAPPGEWPAFHLRWFTPAVEVDMCGHATVASAAQILEDMHPGADRVSFFTRSGWLHVDRTDDDEFVLDLPAVPAAEVQPDVVLVAALGVRPVRAFTGVDEVIVVATEQEVRDAEPIFTAFPELARGAIVTARGADTDFVSRFFAPGVGVPEDPVTGSAHAQLVPLWAAELGRTELTARQLSRRGGSLRCELVGDRVLLTGRCRRYLDGVVRLPD is encoded by the coding sequence ATGGAGGTACTGCTGCACCAGATCGACGCGTTCGCGGACGCACCGTTCTCGGGCAACCCAGCCGCGGTGATGCCGCTCCCGTCGTGGCTCCCGGATACGTTGCTGCAACACCTGGCCGAGGAGAACAACCTCGCCGAAACCGCCTTCTACACCGCGGAATTACCGCCCGACGCGGGCGCCCCGCCGGGGGAGTGGCCCGCGTTCCACCTGCGCTGGTTCACCCCGGCGGTGGAGGTGGACATGTGCGGGCACGCCACGGTGGCCAGTGCCGCACAGATTTTGGAGGATATGCATCCGGGCGCCGATCGGGTGAGCTTCTTCACCCGCAGCGGCTGGCTGCACGTAGACCGCACCGACGACGACGAATTCGTGCTCGATCTGCCCGCCGTGCCCGCGGCCGAGGTGCAACCCGACGTCGTGCTCGTCGCCGCGCTCGGCGTCCGCCCGGTGCGCGCGTTCACCGGTGTCGACGAGGTGATCGTGGTGGCCACCGAACAGGAAGTCCGCGACGCCGAACCGATTTTCACCGCGTTCCCGGAGTTGGCGCGCGGCGCGATCGTCACCGCGCGCGGCGCGGACACCGACTTCGTCTCGCGCTTCTTCGCGCCCGGCGTCGGCGTGCCCGAGGACCCGGTCACCGGATCGGCGCACGCGCAACTGGTTCCGCTGTGGGCGGCCGAACTCGGCCGGACCGAGCTCACCGCCCGTCAGCTGTCCCGCCGCGGCGGCAGCCTGCGCTGCGAACTCGTCGGCGACCGCGTGCTGCTGACCGGCCGCTGCCGCCGCTACCTGGACGGCGTTGTGCGCCTGCCGGACTGA
- a CDS encoding helix-turn-helix domain-containing protein, with protein sequence MDSAELLAHPVRLRIVHALRGERVLTTAQLCERLPDVSKATVYRHVDLLVDGAILEVAEAQRVRGVLERHYRLRGDRAVIDEDAAAALSTADHRRVFAIAMTTLLAEFNAYLDRDDADPAADLVGYRQHAIWLSDNEVRDLIGALRSAIVPVLGNEPTPQRARYLLSPILFPVEEPPRE encoded by the coding sequence ATGGACTCCGCCGAACTGCTGGCTCACCCCGTACGTCTGCGTATCGTGCACGCCCTGCGCGGCGAGCGGGTTCTGACGACCGCACAGTTGTGTGAGCGACTGCCCGATGTCTCCAAGGCGACGGTGTACCGGCACGTCGATCTGCTCGTCGACGGCGCGATCCTGGAAGTGGCCGAGGCGCAACGGGTTCGGGGCGTGCTCGAGCGGCACTACCGGCTGCGCGGCGATCGCGCGGTGATCGACGAAGACGCCGCCGCGGCCCTGTCCACCGCGGACCACCGCCGGGTCTTCGCGATCGCCATGACCACCCTGCTCGCCGAGTTCAACGCCTATCTCGACCGCGACGACGCCGATCCCGCCGCCGATCTCGTCGGCTATCGCCAGCACGCGATCTGGTTGAGCGACAACGAGGTCAGGGACCTCATCGGTGCGCTGCGCAGCGCCATCGTGCCGGTCCTCGGCAACGAGCCCACCCCGCAGCGTGCGCGATATCTCTTGAGCCCCATCCTCTTCCCCGTCGAAGAGCCGCCGCGGGAGTGA
- a CDS encoding alpha/beta hydrolase family protein: protein MRIEEKSAWSAPDYADPGLFDEHDITVGAGAHAVPGTVTVPRGPGSCPAVVLLGGGGPFDRDCTFGPNKPLKDLAWGLASRGVAVVRFDKITHTHPEVTADPGFTATDEYVPHAVAAVDLLRATATVDPSRVFVVGHSMGGKLAPRVAAAAPVVAGLVLLAADAEPMHRASVRVVRYLAATAPSAQADALVETFTRAAAVVDGPDLSPQTPAATLPFGMGGAYWLDMREYDQVGAAAALPQPMLLLQGERDYQVTIEDDLARWRAGLGSRADVTIRTYPADNHMFFPGAGPSTAADYEPPQHVDPAVIADIADWLSRH from the coding sequence ATGAGAATAGAAGAGAAATCCGCTTGGTCGGCACCCGATTACGCCGACCCCGGTCTGTTCGATGAGCACGACATCACGGTCGGCGCGGGTGCGCACGCGGTGCCCGGCACGGTGACCGTGCCGCGGGGGCCTGGATCGTGCCCCGCGGTCGTGCTGCTCGGCGGTGGTGGTCCGTTCGATCGTGACTGCACCTTCGGGCCGAACAAGCCGCTCAAGGATCTCGCCTGGGGGTTGGCGAGCCGAGGCGTCGCGGTGGTGCGGTTCGACAAGATCACCCACACCCACCCCGAGGTGACCGCGGACCCCGGTTTCACCGCGACCGACGAGTACGTGCCACACGCCGTGGCCGCGGTGGATCTGCTGCGTGCGACGGCGACGGTCGACCCGTCGAGAGTTTTCGTCGTCGGGCACAGCATGGGCGGCAAGCTCGCCCCGCGCGTCGCGGCCGCCGCGCCCGTCGTCGCGGGATTGGTGCTGCTCGCGGCCGATGCCGAGCCGATGCATCGTGCGTCGGTTCGAGTGGTTCGCTATCTGGCCGCCACAGCGCCGAGCGCGCAGGCCGATGCGCTGGTCGAAACCTTCACGCGCGCTGCCGCAGTGGTGGACGGACCCGATCTGTCCCCGCAGACACCTGCCGCCACACTTCCGTTCGGCATGGGCGGGGCCTACTGGCTGGATATGCGAGAGTACGACCAGGTCGGCGCGGCGGCCGCGCTGCCGCAGCCGATGCTCCTCTTGCAGGGGGAACGCGACTACCAGGTCACGATCGAGGACGATCTGGCCCGCTGGCGAGCGGGTCTCGGTTCGCGTGCCGACGTCACGATTCGTACCTATCCCGCCGACAATCACATGTTCTTCCCTGGTGCCGGACCTTCGACGGCCGCCGACTACGAACCGCCCCAGCATGTCGACCCCGCCGTCATCGCGGATATCGCCGACTGGCTCTCCCGGCACTGA
- a CDS encoding RluA family pseudouridine synthase: MRETRTMPVPDGLDGMRVDAGLSRLLGLSRTAVAALAEEGSVQLDGIAAGKSDRLAAGAWLEVMFPEPKRELKIEAAPVEGMRILYADDDIVAVDKPVGVAAHTGVGWTGPTVIGGLAAAGYRISTSGAHERQGIVHRLDVGTSGVMVVAQSEHAYTVLKRAFKQRTIEKRYHALVQGHPDPSSGTIDAPIGRARGNDWKFAVTADGRPSITHYDTIEAFQAASLLDIHLETGRTHQIRVHFSAIRHPCCGDLTYGADPRLAERLGLERQWLHARSLGFHHPADGRWLEITSEYPDDLKNAVDVLRNA, encoded by the coding sequence ATGAGGGAGACGCGCACCATGCCCGTGCCCGACGGGCTCGACGGCATGCGGGTCGACGCGGGACTGTCCCGGTTGCTCGGCCTGTCCCGGACCGCCGTCGCCGCGCTCGCCGAAGAGGGCAGCGTGCAGCTCGACGGCATCGCGGCGGGCAAATCCGATCGGCTCGCCGCGGGCGCCTGGCTCGAGGTGATGTTCCCGGAACCCAAGCGAGAACTGAAGATCGAGGCCGCGCCGGTCGAGGGCATGCGCATCCTCTACGCGGACGACGACATCGTCGCGGTGGACAAGCCGGTCGGCGTCGCGGCGCACACCGGCGTCGGCTGGACCGGGCCGACGGTGATCGGCGGGCTCGCCGCGGCGGGCTATCGGATCTCCACCTCCGGCGCGCACGAACGGCAGGGCATCGTGCACCGGCTCGACGTCGGCACCTCCGGGGTGATGGTGGTCGCGCAGTCCGAGCACGCGTACACGGTGCTCAAGCGGGCGTTCAAGCAGCGCACCATCGAGAAGCGGTATCACGCACTGGTGCAGGGGCATCCGGACCCGAGCAGCGGCACCATCGACGCGCCGATCGGCCGCGCCCGGGGCAACGACTGGAAATTCGCGGTCACCGCCGACGGCCGCCCCAGCATCACGCACTACGACACGATCGAGGCCTTCCAGGCCGCCAGCCTGCTCGACATCCATCTGGAAACCGGTCGCACCCACCAGATCCGGGTGCATTTCTCGGCGATCCGGCACCCCTGCTGCGGTGACCTCACCTACGGTGCGGACCCGCGCCTGGCCGAACGCCTCGGCCTGGAACGGCAATGGCTGCATGCCCGTTCGCTCGGGTTCCATCATCCGGCCGACGGCCGCTGGCTGGAGATCACCAGCGAGTACCCCGACGACCTGAAGAACGCCGTGGACGTCCTGCGCAATGCCTGA
- the lspA gene encoding signal peptidase II: MSDDRPPEENPAPTAEGAAAATPSAPSATPPGPGGTPPDTPARPPQRLRTLLIIAAVLLALDLLTKSIVVANLKPGEPVSIIGDFARFSLVRNPGAAFSMATGMTWLLTLVATAVVIGVIRIGRTLRSLWWAIGLGMVLGGALGNLVDRLFRAPGPLQGHVVDFIAIGWWPVFNVADSSIVCGAILLVVLTVFGFEPNGTRTGRDATADSAVEPAAPSKTGTEGNTA, from the coding sequence GTGAGTGATGACCGGCCGCCCGAGGAGAACCCCGCACCGACCGCTGAGGGAGCGGCGGCTGCCACGCCATCCGCACCGTCGGCGACGCCCCCGGGCCCGGGCGGAACACCACCGGACACACCGGCGCGCCCGCCGCAGCGGTTACGCACCCTGCTGATCATCGCCGCGGTGCTGCTCGCCCTGGATCTGCTGACCAAAAGCATCGTGGTGGCGAACCTGAAGCCGGGCGAGCCGGTCTCGATCATCGGCGATTTCGCCAGGTTCAGCCTGGTCCGCAATCCGGGCGCGGCGTTCTCCATGGCGACCGGCATGACCTGGTTGCTCACCTTGGTCGCGACGGCCGTGGTGATCGGCGTGATCCGGATCGGGCGCACGCTGCGCTCGCTGTGGTGGGCCATCGGTCTCGGCATGGTGCTGGGCGGCGCGCTCGGCAACCTGGTGGACCGGCTGTTCCGTGCGCCGGGACCGTTACAGGGACACGTGGTCGACTTCATCGCGATCGGCTGGTGGCCGGTGTTCAACGTGGCGGACTCGTCGATCGTGTGCGGCGCGATCCTGCTGGTGGTGCTGACCGTGTTCGGATTCGAGCCGAACGGCACGCGGACCGGACGCGACGCCACCGCGGACAGCGCCGTCGAGCCTGCCGCGCCGAGCAAGACCGGCACCGAGGGGAACACCGCATGA